The DNA sequence CATGCGAAGGGGTTCAGCACCACCATGCCCACATTGCGAGCTGCATGGCGGAAAACAACCTCTCGAACGAGGAAACGATCGGCATTGTCCTCGATGGAACGGGGTACGGCACTGACGGGAACCTCTGGGGCTTTGAGTTCCTTGCCGGCAATTATACGGATTTCGAGAGGATCTGCCATCTCGCGTATGTGCCGCTGCCCGGTGGAGAAGCGGCGATCAGGGAACCCTGGAGGGCCGCGGTCTCGTATCTCCTCACCTTTCTCGGCGACAGGGGGAGGGAATACGCGGGGCAACTGTTCCGGGGTAAAGAAATAGATATTGTCGAAGAGATCGTCGCGAAGCGGTTCAACACGCCCCTCGCGTGCGGCTGCGGGAGAATCTTTGACGCGGTATCGGCCATACTCGGTGTCTGTCTCGAAAACACCTACGAAGGTCAGGCCGCGATCGAGCTCGCGGAACTGGCGCATGATACGGAAAAGGGGCCCGGTGAGGGCATCTACGGGTACAGCATCGAGCAGGACGCGATCATGCCTGACGGGATACTGGAAGGCGTTGTGTCCGACGTCATATCAGGCGTGCCGGCGGACAGGATATCCGTACGGTTTCATAATACCCTTGTCCGCATTATCGCGGATACGGCTGAAAGGATACGCGCGGAGAGAGGTCTGCGGAAGGTCGTCCTCAGCGGCGGCACCTGGCATAACCGGTACCTCCTCATGATGACGAAAAGAATACTCCGGGACAAGGGTTTTGATGTATACTATCACCGCCTGCTGCCTCCAAACGACGGGTGCATATCCCTCGGCCAGGCAATAGTTGCACACTGGAGGCATAAAGAACAGCGAAGAACAAAGGGCAGGGAGCGGAGAAACAAAAGGACATCAGGGCAACGGAGGTAACGCATAATGTGTCTGGGAATACCGGGGAAGATCGTCGAGATAAACGAAGAGGAACAGTGGGCTGTCATCGAGTGCTACGGGGTACAGAACAAGGTCTATACACAACTGGTAGCTGAAGAGATGGTTCCCGGCGATTACCTTATGGTCCATGCGGGGTATGCAATCGGAAAGATCGACCGGGAAGAGGCGCGGAATACGCTGAAATTGCTGGAAGAGATTACCAACACTTAAAGTCAAGGCTCGACATGGATTCCGCATTCAATAAAAGATTCCTTGAAAGACTTTTACAGCTATCTAAGCAGGTAAATGACAAGATCGGGCGCAAGATAATGTTTATGGAGGTCTGCGGCACACACACTACCGTTATATCGAAAAGCGGCCTGAGGGGCATCCTCGCCAATCATAT is a window from the Syntrophorhabdaceae bacterium genome containing:
- a CDS encoding HypC/HybG/HupF family hydrogenase formation chaperone, with the protein product MCLGIPGKIVEINEEEQWAVIECYGVQNKVYTQLVAEEMVPGDYLMVHAGYAIGKIDREEARNTLKLLEEITNT